From Candidatus Woesearchaeota archaeon, one genomic window encodes:
- the cimA gene encoding citramalate synthase, with translation MIIYDTTLRDGTQNKDVNLTVRDKVEFAKILDDFKADYIELGWPGSNPKDMEAFLEASKLKFNHAKIAAFCSTRKKELKANEDPNLRAVLDSKAAAAAVFGKTWILHIERQLKASKDENLDAISDSIKFLKKSNLEVFFDAEHFFDGFKDDKEYALECLKKAVDAGASCIVLCDTNGGCLPDEILGIVNEVRAAFPDAQLGIHCHNDSGCAVANTLIVAGKVNHIQGTINGVGERCGNADLCQILPNIVLKKNIQINADLSKLKEVSDKFNILANIKPQPNQPFVGKNAFSHKGGVHVDALSKGASYEHIDPEAVGNSRDIVLSDLSGSANIVEAVKQFGVNADKKDPRIKEMLDEVKLLEKKGYDIGDLEAEKYLLANKHFLKKDPLFTINGWKIISENIDGELYSECIMDGNVNGSKIDVIAPVKEQGPVDAAYDAFKKLLASFRQLDDIKLINYKVMIAEDKGAESSVRVYIEFSNNGNEWATIGVNENILSASLEAIEKGFRYYLLRFC, from the coding sequence ATGATAATTTACGACACAACGCTTCGCGACGGAACCCAAAACAAGGATGTGAATCTGACAGTCCGTGATAAAGTGGAGTTTGCAAAGATCCTTGATGATTTCAAAGCGGATTACATCGAATTGGGCTGGCCCGGATCCAATCCGAAGGACATGGAGGCATTCCTGGAAGCTTCAAAATTAAAATTTAATCATGCCAAAATAGCAGCTTTCTGCAGCACAAGGAAAAAAGAGCTTAAAGCAAATGAGGATCCTAATCTCAGGGCAGTTCTTGATTCAAAAGCAGCAGCTGCCGCAGTATTCGGCAAGACATGGATTCTGCACATTGAAAGGCAGCTTAAGGCGTCAAAAGATGAAAATCTTGATGCAATAAGCGATTCAATAAAATTTCTTAAAAAAAGCAATTTAGAAGTTTTTTTCGATGCAGAACATTTCTTCGACGGCTTTAAAGACGATAAAGAATATGCATTAGAGTGCCTTAAAAAGGCAGTTGATGCAGGAGCTTCCTGCATTGTTCTGTGCGACACGAATGGCGGCTGTTTGCCTGATGAAATCCTTGGAATAGTCAATGAAGTCAGAGCTGCATTTCCAGATGCACAGCTCGGCATTCACTGCCATAACGATTCAGGCTGCGCAGTTGCAAACACATTGATTGTTGCAGGCAAAGTTAACCATATCCAGGGAACAATTAACGGCGTCGGAGAGCGCTGCGGCAATGCTGATCTGTGCCAGATTCTTCCTAATATTGTATTAAAGAAAAACATACAGATAAATGCTGATCTTTCAAAGCTGAAAGAGGTTTCAGATAAATTCAATATTTTAGCGAATATTAAGCCGCAGCCTAATCAGCCCTTTGTAGGAAAAAATGCATTCTCCCATAAGGGGGGTGTCCATGTTGATGCGCTCAGCAAGGGCGCTTCTTACGAGCATATTGATCCGGAAGCAGTCGGCAATTCCCGCGATATTGTTTTGTCAGACCTTTCAGGCTCGGCTAATATTGTTGAGGCAGTTAAGCAGTTCGGCGTTAATGCGGATAAAAAAGACCCGAGAATAAAAGAAATGCTTGACGAGGTCAAGCTTCTGGAAAAGAAAGGCTATGATATCGGTGATTTGGAAGCTGAGAAATATTTATTGGCAAATAAGCATTTTCTTAAAAAAGATCCTTTATTCACAATAAATGGCTGGAAGATCATTTCTGAAAATATAGATGGTGAACTCTACTCTGAATGCATTATGGACGGCAATGTGAACGGCAGCAAAATCGATGTCATTGCCCCTGTAAAAGAGCAGGGCCCTGTTGATGCAGCATATGATGCTTTCAAAAAGCTTTTGGCCTCTTTCAGGCAGCTGGATGATATAAAGCTCATAAACTATAAAGTTATGATCGCAGAGGATAAAGGCGCGGAATCTTCAGTAAGGGTTTACATAGAATTCAGCAATAATGGGAATGAGTGGGCAACTATTGGCGTTAATGAGAACATACTGAGCGCTTCGCTTGAGGCTATTGAAAAAGGATTCCGTTATTATTTATTGAGATTTTGCTGA
- a CDS encoding 4Fe-4S dicluster domain-containing protein — MLYEIKKRDFKDYLEFLTDKFDLIAPVQQEIVRAKTVQANDLVVFDQPLYPAKKFFLPKREELFLFEDNKIKPDSDEIKTTVLFLNKCDANAVLRFDKLFLQDPVDLNYKAHRDNSAIVEIPCGKICENSFCESMNLKDYYDLKIFDNENSYLIDVKTEKGKKLLNKKFFKKTSKKIKKAKINSPKTLKLGKIKTNNKEIWEENGKKCLSCSACTIVCPTCTCFELRDELDLNCQNGIRQRAWSSCQQLDFTEVAGGHAFRSARSARVRHRILHKLKYFKDRFGDQMCVGCGRCITACPTGIDIVEIGNKLR; from the coding sequence ATGCTTTACGAGATAAAAAAAAGGGATTTTAAGGATTATTTGGAGTTTCTTACAGATAAATTTGATCTCATTGCGCCTGTGCAGCAGGAGATCGTAAGGGCCAAAACTGTCCAGGCTAATGACCTTGTTGTCTTTGACCAGCCGCTGTATCCTGCTAAAAAATTCTTCCTGCCGAAAAGAGAGGAGCTTTTCCTGTTCGAGGATAATAAAATAAAGCCAGACAGCGACGAAATTAAAACAACAGTTCTTTTCCTGAACAAATGCGATGCAAATGCTGTTCTAAGGTTTGACAAATTGTTTTTGCAGGATCCAGTTGACTTAAATTATAAAGCCCACCGCGATAATTCAGCAATAGTCGAGATTCCGTGCGGCAAAATATGCGAAAACAGCTTCTGCGAATCAATGAATCTAAAGGATTACTATGATTTAAAGATTTTTGATAATGAAAATTCATACCTTATTGATGTTAAAACTGAAAAAGGAAAAAAATTGCTTAATAAAAAATTCTTTAAAAAAACCAGCAAGAAAATAAAAAAAGCAAAAATCAATTCTCCAAAAACTTTGAAATTAGGCAAAATAAAAACCAACAATAAAGAAATATGGGAAGAGAATGGAAAGAAATGCCTGAGCTGCTCTGCATGCACAATTGTCTGCCCTACATGCACCTGCTTTGAGCTTCGCGATGAGCTTGACCTGAACTGCCAGAACGGCATAAGGCAGAGAGCATGGAGCAGCTGCCAGCAGCTCGACTTTACAGAAGTTGCAGGCGGCCATGCCTTCAGAAGCGCAAGATCAGCAAGAGTGAGGCACAGGATACTGCACAAATTAAAATATTTCAAAGACAGATTTGGAGATCAGATGTGCGTCGGCTGCGGAAGATGCATAACAGCATGCCCGACTGGAATTGATATAGTGGAGATTGGAAATAAATTGAGGTGA
- a CDS encoding fibronectin type III domain-containing protein — protein MEENFVNQQSINYKEPKKFPKLWIVLILLIIVIAASIFAFLIFTKKEKALDAQQSVENLTISKPSIEAILLFDSTYGTNMLVTDSQGRMTGYVNDVLFIDIPNSDVLGDAGEGQMMVIENPDSENNFYTIQISKTESGLASISISYTDSTTIDRETAEFNVESQNPVSLKVSITSGSNPLTISPVSMDNIPPNMVTDLRVTSTSENSIILEWTSPGDDGTSGTASSYDIRYSTSSITESNWNSATKWQEKQNPQPAGAIEIRTITGLSPGMKYYFALNAIDDKGNIALISNGAQATTLS, from the coding sequence ATGGAAGAAAATTTTGTTAACCAGCAATCGATAAATTACAAGGAACCCAAAAAGTTTCCAAAATTATGGATCGTGCTTATTTTATTGATTATTGTTATCGCAGCTAGTATTTTTGCATTTTTAATATTCACTAAAAAAGAAAAAGCGCTAGATGCTCAGCAATCAGTGGAAAATTTAACAATATCAAAGCCAAGCATTGAAGCTATCCTTTTATTTGACTCCACATATGGGACAAATATGCTTGTGACAGATTCTCAAGGCAGAATGACAGGATATGTGAATGATGTTTTATTCATAGATATTCCCAATTCAGATGTACTTGGCGACGCAGGTGAAGGACAAATGATGGTGATAGAGAATCCTGACTCTGAAAACAATTTTTATACTATACAAATAAGTAAGACAGAAAGCGGTTTGGCCAGTATATCAATAAGTTACACTGATTCAACAACAATAGATAGGGAAACGGCTGAGTTCAATGTAGAATCACAAAATCCTGTTTCTCTGAAAGTTTCAATTACTAGTGGTAGCAACCCATTGACAATTAGTCCTGTCAGTATGGATAATATTCCGCCCAATATGGTGACTGACCTCCGAGTTACCAGTACTAGTGAAAATTCCATCATCTTAGAATGGACCTCTCCCGGAGATGACGGCACATCAGGAACAGCGAGTAGTTACGATATAAGGTATTCTACTTCATCCATTACAGAATCAAACTGGAATTCAGCAACAAAATGGCAAGAAAAACAAAATCCACAACCAGCCGGAGCAATTGAGATTCGCACAATTACAGGGTTATCACCGGGAATGAAATATTATTTTGCACTAAACGCTATTGATGATAAAGGAAACATAGCATTGATTTCGAATGGTGCTCAAGCCACTACATTATCATAA
- the asrB gene encoding anaerobic sulfite reductase subunit AsrB translates to MINPYFPQKQKILDIKKETIDISTYKINFRSDHLPGQFVEVYIPKIGECPISLSYYSKDHIELAVRNVGNVTNAIHKLKKGGTIYIRGPYGHGYPMNLLKNKNLTVIGGGTGAAPLRGVIEFIIKNRKQYKNVDVFLGFRSPDDILFKYDLEKWKKHMNVYLTVDKAESNWKGNVGLVTALLEKMPPKKGSIAVTCGPPVMIKFVIELLEKQGFKDSQIFVSFERLMHCGIGKCGHCMIEGYYTCRDGPVFRYDFVKNLED, encoded by the coding sequence ATGATCAACCCCTATTTCCCGCAAAAACAGAAGATCCTGGACATCAAAAAGGAAACAATAGACATAAGCACATATAAAATAAACTTCAGATCAGATCATCTTCCTGGCCAGTTTGTCGAGGTTTACATTCCGAAGATAGGCGAATGCCCCATATCACTCAGCTACTATTCAAAAGATCACATTGAGCTTGCTGTAAGGAATGTCGGCAATGTGACTAATGCGATCCACAAGCTGAAAAAAGGCGGCACAATTTACATCAGAGGGCCTTATGGCCATGGCTATCCGATGAATCTGCTGAAAAATAAGAATCTTACAGTTATTGGCGGAGGAACAGGAGCAGCGCCATTAAGAGGCGTAATTGAGTTCATAATAAAAAACAGGAAGCAATACAAAAATGTTGATGTATTCCTCGGCTTCAGAAGCCCTGATGACATTTTGTTTAAATATGATCTTGAAAAATGGAAAAAGCACATGAATGTTTATCTTACAGTTGACAAGGCAGAAAGCAATTGGAAAGGCAATGTTGGCCTTGTAACAGCATTGCTTGAAAAGATGCCGCCGAAAAAAGGCTCGATTGCAGTAACATGCGGCCCGCCGGTTATGATAAAGTTTGTAATTGAGTTGCTGGAAAAACAAGGCTTTAAAGACAGCCAAATATTTGTCTCATTTGAAAGATTAATGCACTGCGGCATCGGCAAATGCGGGCACTGCATGATCGAAGGCTATTACACATGCAGAGACGGGCCTGTTTTCAGATATGATTTTGTAAAGAATCTGGAGGATTGA
- a CDS encoding hydroxyacid dehydrogenase codes for MKIAFFEMEDWEKEYIKKKLKGNILFFNDELNEKNINQVKDFDILSVFIYSKINSNTLNNLKKLKLIATRSTGYDHIDIEECRKRKIAVANVPYYGENTVAEHTFALILSLSRKIHRAYEKTVRGDFSLEGLRGFDLKGRTIGIIGAGHIGLHVIRIANGFEMNVLAYDVKRDAKLAKKFGFKYASLNELLKNSDIISLHAPYNKATHHLINKNNIKLIKKGSILINTARGSLVETEALVEALDRGILSGAGLDVLEEEQLVKEESELLSKNYPIETLKTVIQNHTLLKRENVIITPHNAFNSIEALQRILDTTIENIKSFMKGKIINKV; via the coding sequence ATGAAGATTGCATTTTTCGAAATGGAAGACTGGGAAAAAGAATATATTAAAAAAAAGCTTAAAGGCAATATTTTATTTTTCAATGACGAATTAAATGAGAAAAATATAAATCAAGTTAAAGATTTTGATATATTGTCTGTTTTTATTTATTCGAAGATAAACAGCAATACGCTAAATAACCTTAAAAAACTAAAACTAATAGCAACAAGGTCAACTGGCTATGACCACATTGATATCGAAGAATGCAGAAAAAGAAAGATTGCAGTAGCCAATGTACCTTATTACGGCGAGAATACAGTTGCAGAGCACACTTTTGCATTAATCCTGTCCTTATCAAGAAAAATTCACAGGGCGTATGAAAAAACAGTAAGGGGCGACTTTTCACTTGAAGGATTGAGGGGATTTGACCTTAAAGGCAGAACAATCGGCATTATAGGAGCAGGCCATATCGGGCTTCATGTTATAAGAATCGCAAATGGTTTTGAAATGAATGTTCTGGCATATGATGTCAAAAGAGACGCAAAGCTAGCGAAAAAGTTTGGCTTCAAATATGCTTCATTAAATGAGCTTTTAAAAAATTCCGACATAATCAGCTTGCATGCCCCTTACAACAAAGCAACGCATCATCTGATAAATAAAAATAATATAAAGCTGATAAAAAAAGGCTCTATTCTGATAAACACAGCAAGGGGCAGCTTAGTTGAAACAGAAGCATTAGTCGAGGCATTGGACAGGGGGATTTTATCAGGGGCAGGCCTGGATGTGCTTGAAGAAGAACAGCTGGTAAAAGAAGAAAGCGAGCTTCTTTCAAAGAATTACCCGATTGAAACATTAAAGACAGTGATACAGAATCATACTTTGCTGAAAAGGGAGAATGTGATTATAACGCCGCACAATGCATTCAACAGCATTGAAGCGCTGCAAAGAATACTCGATACAACAATTGAAAATATTAAAAGCTTTATGAAGGGAAAAATAATTAATAAAGTTTAA
- a CDS encoding oxidoreductase has product MEKNEKLKVGIFALTSCQGCMWNILNLEHNLIELMKLVNIAHFELIKKKNEEGPFDVALIEGCITTEEEQQQAIKIREKSKFVIAFGTCATYGGVPTIRNFLDLHDQIEALPPNPLFLKQIAARGIDAFIKVDYFMRGCPIDKRDFINVMKDLVVGKKPKQITHNVCFECRQKENICLLQKGEPCMGPITYAGCNALCPSHSIPCYGCFGPMEDANLDAEIELFKKCGLTTDDIKRYFRTFAGTSKVFKKFNEEVVKQ; this is encoded by the coding sequence ATGGAAAAAAACGAGAAGCTTAAAGTTGGAATATTTGCATTGACAAGCTGTCAGGGCTGCATGTGGAACATCCTTAATTTAGAGCATAATCTGATTGAGTTGATGAAGCTAGTCAATATAGCGCATTTCGAGCTGATCAAAAAAAAGAATGAAGAAGGCCCTTTTGATGTTGCGCTTATTGAAGGCTGCATTACAACAGAAGAGGAGCAGCAGCAGGCAATTAAAATAAGGGAAAAAAGCAAATTCGTGATTGCATTTGGAACATGCGCGACTTACGGCGGGGTTCCAACAATAAGAAATTTTCTTGACTTGCATGACCAGATTGAAGCTCTGCCTCCGAATCCATTATTCTTAAAGCAAATTGCTGCCAGAGGCATAGATGCTTTCATAAAAGTTGATTATTTCATGCGCGGCTGCCCAATTGACAAGAGAGACTTCATAAATGTAATGAAAGACCTTGTTGTTGGAAAAAAGCCAAAGCAGATAACTCATAATGTTTGCTTTGAATGCAGGCAGAAAGAGAATATCTGTCTGCTGCAGAAAGGCGAGCCCTGCATGGGGCCGATAACATATGCTGGCTGCAATGCTTTATGCCCTTCGCATTCAATCCCCTGCTATGGCTGCTTCGGACCTATGGAAGATGCAAATCTTGATGCTGAAATAGAGCTGTTTAAAAAATGCGGCCTGACAACAGACGATATTAAAAGGTATTTCAGGACATTCGCAGGAACGTCAAAAGTTTTCAAGAAGTTCAATGAAGAGGTTGTAAAACAATAA
- a CDS encoding Ni/Fe hydrogenase subunit alpha, whose protein sequence is METNHTIKLNHIAKIEGHAKLNIRIENGRVEKAKIETFEGARFFEDIIKNRKYGDAPVLTSRICGTCSPSHLVTSLKAVEDAFNVKVSEQTKLLRELLVLGSYLQNHTLHLYFLSLPDYLGFDSAIEMASKHPKEVERALKIKKIGNEIVSIIGGREVHPITPIIGGFSKLPPKNEVNALLRMLESIKQDAVESVKLFSNLKYPSFERETKYFALKSDTYSLVDGAISCTGNMCIPTKDYQNHFKEYFEEGSKSEFVVAEGNSYMVGALARLNNNFEKLPKDIQDLVPFRAPSFSPFSNNVAQAIELVFCVERAVEILQNLELEDEGCAEIKVKAGRGVGITEAPRGMLFHDYTFDGNGFVAKANITTPTSQNLRNMEDDIKAFLPGILNLKESEIVLQLEKLIRAYDPCISCSTHFLKVNWEK, encoded by the coding sequence ATGGAAACTAACCACACAATCAAGCTCAACCACATTGCAAAGATCGAAGGCCATGCAAAGCTGAATATCAGGATAGAAAACGGCAGGGTTGAAAAGGCAAAAATAGAAACATTTGAAGGAGCAAGGTTTTTTGAAGACATCATAAAGAACAGAAAATACGGGGATGCCCCTGTGCTTACTTCAAGGATCTGCGGCACATGCTCGCCTTCGCATCTTGTAACGTCGTTAAAAGCTGTTGAGGATGCATTTAATGTTAAAGTCAGCGAGCAGACAAAATTGCTGAGAGAGCTGCTTGTTTTGGGCTCTTATCTGCAGAATCACACCCTGCATTTATATTTCCTTTCACTGCCGGATTACCTTGGCTTTGACTCTGCAATTGAGATGGCTTCTAAGCATCCGAAAGAGGTTGAAAGGGCATTGAAGATTAAAAAAATAGGGAATGAGATTGTTTCGATAATAGGCGGCAGGGAAGTGCATCCTATAACGCCGATAATCGGGGGATTTTCAAAACTGCCTCCAAAAAACGAAGTGAATGCTTTGCTTAGAATGCTTGAAAGCATAAAGCAGGATGCAGTCGAATCTGTCAAATTATTTTCTAATCTGAAATATCCTTCATTTGAGCGGGAGACAAAATATTTTGCACTCAAATCTGACACTTATTCTCTTGTTGACGGAGCAATATCCTGCACAGGCAATATGTGCATTCCAACCAAGGATTACCAGAATCATTTTAAGGAATATTTCGAGGAAGGCTCAAAATCAGAATTCGTTGTTGCAGAGGGCAACAGCTATATGGTTGGCGCTTTGGCAAGGCTCAACAATAATTTTGAAAAGTTGCCTAAAGACATTCAGGATCTGGTTCCATTCAGGGCTCCAAGCTTTTCACCTTTCAGCAATAATGTGGCGCAGGCAATTGAGCTTGTTTTCTGCGTTGAAAGGGCAGTTGAAATTTTGCAGAATCTTGAGCTGGAAGATGAAGGCTGCGCTGAAATAAAGGTCAAAGCTGGCAGAGGAGTTGGGATTACAGAAGCTCCAAGGGGGATGCTGTTCCACGATTATACTTTCGATGGAAACGGCTTTGTGGCAAAAGCCAACATTACAACTCCGACATCGCAGAACCTGAGGAACATGGAAGATGATATAAAGGCATTCCTGCCCGGAATACTGAATCTGAAAGAAAGCGAGATCGTGCTGCAGCTTGAGAAGCTGATAAGGGCGTATGATCCGTGCATATCATGCTCAACACATTTCCTGAAGGTGAATTGGGAGAAATAA
- a CDS encoding DMT family transporter, with amino-acid sequence MIEKRGLLLVFLTAIISGFSIFINKFSVSGINSDIFTFSKNTVVAVFLFTVILSLGNFSEIKKLTKKQWLLLASIGLIGGSIPFLLFFRGLQLTSSAMGSLMHKTMFVYVGIFAVIFLKEKLSKKIIIPALLLLIGNLILLKINAFSFNYGDFLILIAALFWAAENTLSKHILKELSGNIVAFGRMFFGSLFILAYLAATKEIFLIKTMGVEQMTWIIVTSLILLGYVLTWYNGLKYVDVTLATSVLLLGSPITTLLNYLFLNAALTINDVVGGLFLLAGISAMILVSKRIQSTTSTAYP; translated from the coding sequence ATGATTGAAAAAAGAGGCCTGCTCCTTGTTTTCTTGACAGCAATAATCAGCGGCTTCTCCATTTTCATAAACAAATTTAGCGTATCAGGTATAAACTCTGATATTTTCACTTTTTCAAAAAACACAGTTGTTGCAGTATTTCTGTTCACAGTTATCCTTTCATTAGGCAATTTCAGTGAAATTAAAAAACTTACAAAAAAGCAATGGCTGTTATTGGCATCAATCGGCCTTATCGGAGGCTCTATTCCGTTTTTATTGTTTTTCAGAGGGCTTCAACTAACGTCTTCTGCGATGGGATCCTTAATGCACAAAACAATGTTCGTTTATGTCGGAATTTTTGCAGTTATTTTCTTAAAGGAAAAGTTAAGCAAAAAAATTATAATCCCTGCTTTGCTATTATTGATAGGAAACCTTATACTTTTGAAAATAAACGCATTTTCATTCAATTACGGCGATTTCTTGATCTTAATTGCAGCCTTGTTCTGGGCAGCAGAAAACACATTGTCAAAGCACATATTGAAAGAGCTGAGCGGTAATATTGTTGCATTTGGCAGGATGTTTTTCGGATCTTTGTTTATTTTGGCTTATTTGGCTGCAACAAAAGAAATATTTTTAATAAAAACAATGGGTGTTGAGCAGATGACCTGGATAATAGTAACATCATTGATCCTTTTAGGATACGTATTGACATGGTACAATGGATTAAAATATGTAGATGTTACATTGGCAACTTCAGTTTTGCTGCTGGGATCTCCAATAACAACTTTGTTAAATTATCTGTTTTTGAATGCAGCTTTAACGATAAATGATGTTGTTGGAGGATTGTTTTTGTTAGCAGGGATTTCAGCAATGATTTTAGTATCGAAAAGAATTCAATCCACAACCTCAACTGCATACCCGTAA
- a CDS encoding HypC/HybG/HupF family hydrogenase formation chaperone: MCLAIPGKIIEIKEDKVIVDYGSEKREARLLDKSFKVGDYVIVGGKIVLDRISEQEALEAIKAWESLK; the protein is encoded by the coding sequence ATGTGCCTTGCAATACCTGGGAAAATAATTGAAATCAAAGAAGACAAAGTTATTGTTGATTACGGATCTGAAAAAAGGGAAGCAAGGCTGCTGGATAAAAGCTTTAAAGTCGGAGACTATGTTATAGTGGGCGGCAAAATAGTTCTTGACAGGATTTCCGAGCAGGAAGCGTTAGAGGCAATAAAAGCCTGGGAATCGCTGAAATGA
- a CDS encoding hydrogenase/urease maturation nickel metallochaperone HypA, with translation MHETIIANQLIEEAKKQGNVRKIVVEVGELADMPAEELGETLKAMVPWEVVIVKAKAKVTCPCGYEGDPKIISQEHDAVIYECPECTQVPDVAYGDEIILKEVVVQ, from the coding sequence ATGCATGAAACTATCATTGCTAACCAGCTGATCGAAGAAGCGAAGAAGCAGGGCAATGTGAGGAAGATCGTTGTTGAAGTGGGAGAGCTAGCTGACATGCCTGCTGAAGAGCTAGGTGAAACATTAAAGGCAATGGTGCCCTGGGAAGTTGTTATTGTGAAAGCAAAAGCCAAAGTAACCTGCCCGTGCGGCTATGAGGGCGATCCGAAGATCATCTCCCAGGAGCATGATGCTGTTATCTATGAGTGCCCTGAATGCACCCAGGTGCCTGATGTTGCCTATGGCGACGAGATTATTCTGAAAGAGGTTGTTGTGCAATAA